The Engraulis encrasicolus isolate BLACKSEA-1 chromosome 22, IST_EnEncr_1.0, whole genome shotgun sequence genome includes a region encoding these proteins:
- the LOC134438676 gene encoding macrophage-expressed gene 1 protein-like, with protein MALHLVLTYLVLALSSISGYPLSHQSNGLRECRSNGALRALEVLPGGGWDNLRNLDMGRVMNFSYSQCQTTEDGVYLIPDEVFVIPQKVSRVETNSDIITSWLDQRSTTSRSINAEASFFPVLNGKFSLENERMKTHQDRESSVTAHVQVRNHLYTVKAYPGFTLDSRFTHQAMEIADAIENNQTRLAAYLSEKLILHYGTHVITTIEAGASLVMEEYLQASYVSNVDKSTHSVSASAGQSFFNKVNFKIGSKDVQGNMSNYEGNVTYSLTVSHGGAPFYPGITLQKWQESIVNNLAAIDRTGMPLHYFITKAVFPNMPEPTVGKLAWSVRQAVKRYYTVNTRPGCVKPDSKNFNFQANVDDGSCEGPATNPTFGGIYQRCTQITEDGHLICEVQGQNNPETGNYTCQEPYQETLLRSQMMEEGYTRYECHQECEKCWLIQTCCKNVCSDVYRIRRANIETYWCSTVEETETVSGFLFGGLYSPSMDNPLTKSRSCPPQYNPLKLLTTGLMLCLSKDYEAGTRFSVPFGGFFSCEAGNPLMGCGQRRCPPNFSQHLAAISDGCEVLYCVQSGIFTGGQLLPIHLPPFTCPPIINGMTTDTVVVITEGDKAWVRVNDTNMWKMAKAFDVQGVAEQMNNY; from the exons ATGGCTCTGCATCTCGTACTTACCTACCTTGTCTTGGCTCTCAGTAGCATCAGCGGTTATCCACTTTCCCATCAAAGTAATGGACTGCGAGAATGCCGTAGCAACGGGGCACTCAGGGCTCTAGAGGTGTTACCAGGTGGAGGATGGGACAACCTCCGCAATCTGGACATGGGAAGAGTGATGAACTTCAGCTATTCCCAGTGCCAAACGACAGAGGACGGAGTCTACCTCATTCCTGACGAAGTTTTTGTGATTCCACAGAAAGTCAGTAGAGTAGAGACTAACTCTGACATCATCACCTCATGGCTAGACCAGCGCAGCACCACATCCCGTTCCATCAACGCAGAAGCGTCTTTCTTCCCCGTTCTCAATGGAAAGTTCTCCTTGGAGAATGAACGCATGAAGACGCACCAAGACAGGGAGTCTTCTGTCACTGCCCATGTACAA GTGCGGAACCATCTCTATACTGTGAAAGCGTACCCAGGCTTCACCCTGGACTCTCGCTTCACTCATCAGGCCATGGAAATTGCTGACGCCATAGAAAACAACCAAACACGCCTAGCAGCTTACCTTTCAGAGAAGCTGATCCTACACTATGGCACCCACGTGATAACAACTATCGAAGCAGGAGCTTCATTGGTGATGGAGGAATACCTTCAAGCCTCTTATGTGTCTAACGTGGACAAATCTACTCACTCAGTCTCAGCATCAGCCGGACAGAGCTTTTTCAACAAAGTGAACTTTAAAATTGGCAGCAAAGATGTGCAGGGGAATATGAGCAACTATGAGGGGAATGTCACATACTCACTGACAGTGAGCCATGGTGGAGCACCATTCTACCCTGGAATCACTCTGCAAAAGTGGCAAGAAAGCATCGTAAACAATCTGGCAGCCATAGACCGCACGGGTATGCCTCTCCACTACTTTATCACCAAGGCTGTGTTCCCCAACATGCCAGAACCAACTGTTGGGAAACTGGCCTGGTCAGTTCGCCAAGCTGTCAAGCGTTATTACACTGTTAACACACGTCCAGGGTGTGTCAAGCCAGATTCAAAGAATTTCAACTTTCAGGCCAATGTGGATGACGGCAGCTGTGAAGGGCCTGCAACTAACCCAACATTTGGTGGCATTTATCAACGCTGCACCCAGATCACTGAAGATGGACATTTGATTTGCGAAGTGCAGGGGCAGAATAACCCAGAAACTGGCAACTACACATGTCAGGAGCCCTACCAGGAAACCTTGTTGCGATCACAGATGATGGAAGAAGGCTACACTCGTTACGAATGCCACCAGGAGTGCGAAAAGTGTTGGCTAATCCAAACATGCTGCAAAAATGTGTGCAGTGATGTCTATCGTATCAGACGTGCCAACATCGAGACTTACTGGTGCTCCACAGTGGAGGAAACCGAGACGGTCTCTGGCTTCCTGTTTGGTGGCCTCTACAGCCCTTCAATGGACAACCCTTTGACTAAATCCCGCAGCTGTCCTCCCCAGTACAACCCACTCAAACTGCTAACAACCGGTCTGATGCTCTGTTTGAGTAAAGACTACGAGGCCGGTACACGATTCTCAGTGCCTTTCGGGGGATTCTTCAGCTGCGAGGCTGGAAATCCGCTCATGGgc tgcggCCAACGTCGCTGCCCACCCAATTTCAGCCAGCACCTGGCTGCCATCAGTGATGGGTGTGAGGTGCTCTACTGCGTCCAGTCGGGCATCTTCACAGGTGGGCAGCTGCTGCCGATACACCTGCCACCATTCACCTGCCCACCCATCATCAATGGGATGACCACAGACACTGTGGTTGTCataacagagggggacaaagccTGGGTACGAGTCAATGACACCAATATGTGGAAAATGGCCAAGGCATTTGATGTCCAAGGGGTAGCTGAACAGATGAACAACTAttag